One segment of Candidatus Nealsonbacteria bacterium DNA contains the following:
- a CDS encoding YifB family Mg chelatase-like AAA ATPase, with protein sequence MPSKVFSGAILGLESQVVEIEINTSFGMKYFEIIGLPDKAIQESKERVGSAIESSGFQSPHHQPLKVLVSLAPADLKKEGSLYDLPIALGCLLSTKKIKFQSENKIFFGELALDGRIKPIKGALIFANLAKEKGFEEVLLPKENVLEAGLIKEIKIIGVNNLKETIEYLEGKRQISSSKTNYEDFLCQPNYPLDLGYIKGQELSKRALEISAAGGHHLLMFGPPGTGKSLLAKAIPSILPPLSFEESLEVTKIYSIVGFLSKENPLINFRPFRSPHHTCSEVALIGGGNPPRPGEITLAHRGVLFLDEFPEFHRDVLESLRQPIEEGKIIVSRSKHFLTFPSRFILVAATNPCPCGYFNDPEKKCNCTNSQIRMYQRKLSGPLMDRIDIFISLPELRYEKLVSPDQENYSQEIRERVQECRKIQRERFLKEKTNSEMEIPEIKKYCQLDLASQNLLRKYVEARKLSARGYHRVLKTARTIADLDKAEKILSDHLNESLIYRLKEGVDFNY encoded by the coding sequence ATGCCTTCTAAAGTTTTTTCAGGAGCAATTTTGGGCTTGGAATCCCAGGTTGTGGAAATAGAAATCAATACCTCTTTTGGGATGAAGTATTTTGAAATTATTGGCTTGCCTGACAAAGCCATTCAAGAATCAAAAGAAAGGGTCGGAAGCGCCATTGAAAGCTCGGGTTTTCAATCACCCCATCACCAGCCCCTGAAGGTCTTGGTTTCTTTGGCTCCGGCCGATTTAAAAAAAGAGGGTTCTCTTTATGACTTGCCCATTGCCTTGGGTTGTCTTTTATCAACTAAAAAAATAAAATTTCAATCGGAAAATAAAATTTTTTTTGGCGAACTGGCTTTAGACGGTAGAATCAAACCAATAAAAGGAGCTTTGATTTTTGCTAATTTGGCCAAAGAAAAAGGATTTGAAGAAGTCCTTTTACCAAAAGAAAACGTCTTAGAGGCCGGCTTAATTAAAGAAATAAAAATAATCGGAGTAAATAATTTAAAAGAAACCATTGAGTATCTGGAAGGAAAAAGGCAAATTTCTTCTTCAAAAACGAATTATGAGGATTTTCTTTGCCAGCCAAATTATCCGCTTGATTTGGGTTATATCAAGGGTCAGGAATTAAGCAAAAGGGCTTTGGAAATTTCAGCGGCCGGCGGTCATCACCTCTTAATGTTTGGTCCCCCGGGTACCGGCAAAAGCTTATTAGCCAAAGCCATTCCTTCAATTTTACCACCCCTTTCTTTTGAAGAATCCCTGGAAGTAACTAAAATTTACAGCATTGTTGGATTTTTATCAAAAGAAAATCCTTTGATTAATTTCCGGCCATTTCGCTCTCCCCATCATACTTGTTCCGAAGTAGCTTTAATTGGCGGCGGCAATCCTCCCCGGCCAGGTGAAATTACTTTGGCTCATCGGGGGGTTTTATTTTTAGATGAATTTCCCGAATTTCACCGCGATGTTCTGGAAAGTTTAAGACAGCCGATTGAAGAAGGTAAAATTATTGTCTCCCGGTCAAAACATTTTCTGACCTTCCCCAGTCGTTTTATTTTGGTCGCAGCCACCAATCCTTGCCCCTGCGGTTATTTCAACGACCCGGAAAAAAAATGCAACTGCACCAATTCTCAAATCAGAATGTATCAAAGAAAGCTTTCCGGACCCTTAATGGATAGAATTGATATTTTTATTAGTCTTCCTGAATTAAGGTATGAAAAGCTGGTAAGCCCTGACCAAGAAAATTACAGTCAAGAAATCAGAGAAAGGGTGCAAGAATGCAGGAAAATTCAAAGAGAAAGGTTTTTAAAGGAAAAGACCAATTCGGAGATGGAAATTCCGGAAATAAAAAAATATTGCCAATTGGATTTGGCAAGTCAAAATCTTTTGAGAAAATATGT